CGGGGACATCGGGGGGCGGCTTCGCTCTCATGACCGAGGGTCTTTCCCTCGCCGCGATGACGGAGACCCCCATCGTCATAGCCCTTGCCCAGAGACCGGGACCCGCTACGGGATTGCCCACGAAGACGGAGCAGGCTGACCTCCTCTTTGCCCTCAACGCCGGCCACGGCGAGTTTCCCCGCGTCATATTCGCCCCCGGCGACCCCGCGCAGGCCGTGTCCCTGACGGCAAAGGCCTTCGATCTTTCCCAGAAGTACCAGATCCCTGTCTTCGTGATGACCGATCAATACCTCGCCGACACACAATGGACGATGGACGGCCTTCCCCTCGACGATCTTCCCATGCGCGACTGGCGGGCCGCCTCCGGAGAGGTCGACGGTTTCGACGAATACAGGAGGCACGCCTTCACCCCCACGGGGGTGTCGCCATTCGCGATACCGGGAAAGACGAGGCATGTCGTCGTCACCGACAGCGACGAGCACAGCGAGGCAGGACACATCATCGAGGACGGAGAGACCCGGAAGAGGATGGTGGAGAAAAGGCTCTTCCTCAAGATGGACAGCATCAGGAAAGAGATCTCACCTCCCCTGTTCCTGGGTTCGGAGCAGCCGGAGACCGTTCTTGTGTCCTGGGGGTCCACGTACGGAGTGGTCAGGGAAGTGGTGGAGGCCATGCCGGAGAAGAAGATGGCGATGCTCCATTTCAGCGAGGTCTTTCCTCTTCCCGGCCTCGGGGCCTTCGATTACCTGGAAGTGCTCAAGAAAGCCAGGAGGACAGTCTCCGTAGAACTGAACGCCACGGGACAGTTCGCCCGGTTACTGAGGGACGAGACAGGTTACTCCGTCACGGACAGGGTCTTGAGGTACGACGGCAGGCCCTTCCTGGTGGAGGAACTGATGGAGGAACTCTGATGGAAGGTCGCGACAGGTACCTGGGGGAGATCCCGGCGTGGTGTCCCGGTTGCGGGAACTTTTCCATCCTGAATGCCTTCACGGCGGCGCTTGAGGCCGAAGGCGTCGAGCCAGGCCGGTTCTGCATCGTCTCAGGCATAGGCCAGGCGGGGAAATTTCCCCATTATGTGAGGTGCAACACCTTCAACGGGCTGCATGGAAGGGCGCTTCCCGTTGCGACGGGTATCAAGCTTGCCAACCACGGGTTGCTCGTCGTGGCCGTCGGCGGTGACGGTGACATGTACGGCGAGGGAGGCAACCATCTTCTCCATGCCATGAGACGCAATGTTGGCGTAAAGGTCTTTGTCCATGACAACCAGATCTACGGGCTCACAAAGGGCCAGGCCTCGCCGACGAGCATGGAGGGGATGGTGACCAAGAACCAGCCCTTCGGCGTTCTTTCGGAGCAGCTCAACCCCATGGCCATGGCGGTGGCGATGGACTGCGGTTTTGTGGCGAGGGGATACGCGGGAGACCGCGAGCATCTCACGTCGCTTATCCGTTCGGCCTTTGCTCACGAGGGGTTATCGCTCGTCGACATACTCCAGCCCTGCGTTTCCCTGAACAAGGTCAACACCTGGGAGTGGTACGGGAAAAGGGTTTACCGGATCGGGGAGGACCACGATCCCCGCGACCGGGTCAGGGCCTTCGAAAAAGCGCTGGAGTGGGGTGACAGGATACCCATCGGCGTGATATACAGGAATGATCGACCCTCTTTCGAGAAGAGAGTCCCCGTCATAAGCGGCGGACCCCTCGTGGACGGGTCGGGCAGATGGCAGGAATTGAAGGAAAAGCTGCCGGGGTCTCTCAGGGATTTCCATTGAAGCAAACACATCGGGAACCGAAAGGAGGACGGAATGAATCTCAAGGCCATTCAGAAGCTCTGCTACGGTGTCTACATCATCAGTTCGAAGAAAGATGGCAAGTTCAACGGGCAGATAGCCAACACTGCCTTCCAGATCACGTCGGAACCGCCGACGCTGGCGGTCAGCATCAATAAGCAGAACCTGACCCATGACTACATAGTTTCGAGCAGGGTATTCACGGTATCGATCCTCTCCAAGTTTGCCCCCATGACGCTCATCGGCAGGTTCGGTTTCAAATCCGGCAGGGACATCGACAAGTTCGCGGACACCGGTCACAGGACAGGAACGACGGGCGCCCCCATCGTGCTTGACAACGCCGTGGGTTACCTGGAGTGTGAGGTCCTGAGCATGACCGATGTCGGAACTCATACGGTGTTCATCGGGAAGGTGATCGACTGCGATGTCCTCGGCGACGCCGAACCGATGACCTATGCGTACTACCATACCGTCAAGGGTGGAAAGTCGCCGAAGACCGCCCCCACATATGTGAAGGAAGACTCCCGACCGGCGGGGCCGGTGGACACCGGGAAATATGTCTGCAACGCTTGCGGGTGGGTCTACGATCCCGCCGAAGGTGTTCCCCAGATAGGCATTGCCCCGGGTACTCGTTTCGAGGACCTTCCCGAGACATTCACCTGTCCTATCTGCAACGTGGCGAAGAGCGAATTCTCAAAGGTATAGCGGGGAGTGCACATGACGAACATATTACGGGAGACGAACTTCGAAGCACTGGGGGCACCGAGGAAGGGCAAGGTCCGGGACATATACGATCTTGGCGATCAGTTGCTCATCGTGGCCACCGACAGGCTTTCGGCCTTTGACGTCGTTCTTCCCACGGGCATCGAGGACAAAGGGAAGGTCTTGACGAAACTCTCTCTTTTCTGGTTTCGGCAGGTGGAGGATATCATCCCAAATCATATCATAGAGACGGATGCGGACCGGTATCCGACAGCCCTCAGGAGATATGCCGACGCTCTCAGGGACAGGAGCATGCTTGTGAAGAAGGCGAAGGTCCTGCCCGTGGAATGTGTGGTCAGGGGTTACCTGGCAGGTTCCGGCTGGAGCGAGTACAGGAAGTCTGGAACCGTGTGCGGCATCAGGCTTCCGGATGGCCTCAGGGAGTCCTCCAAGCTCGAAAAGCCGGTCTTCACTCCGTCGACGAAGGCGGACGAAGGGCACGACCTCAACATCTCCTTCGAAGAGGCGGTGAAGATCATAGGCGACGACTACGCCGGAAAGGTGCGGGACACGAGCATCGCCATTTATGAGAAGGCGCGGGCCATAGGCGAGAAGCGGGGTATCATAGTTGCCGATACCAAGTTCGAATTCGGCGTTATCGAGGGCAATGTCGTGCTCGTCGACGAGGTCCTCACGCCCGATTCGTCCCGCTTCTGGTCGCTGAAGGACTACGCTCCCGGCAAGTCCCAGGACAGCTACGACAAGCAGATAGTCAGGGACTACCTGAACACCCTCGACTGGCCCAAGACCTACCCCGGCCCGGAGCTCCCGCCGGAAGTGGCGAAGAAAACGTCGGAGAGATACAAGGAGATATACACGATCCTGACGGGGGAGAAACTCTAAAGACATTATCTCACGCCCGTTCGTCGCGTTCGCTCCTCTCTCAAGCTCACAGAGGTCGCAAAGAGAGGAGATAAGAGAGAAAAGATTGCCGCCGGATCTCGGAGCCTACCAAAATCCGGCGGCCTTCTCGTCCCGCCGTCCCGGCGGGAGAGAAAGAAATAGTCTTTTTTTTCTTATCCTGAAAAAATCATTCCCCCTTATCTCCCCCCTGTAGTCATAGTCCTATATGTCTTATAGGTCCTATAACCATCCTCCAACCCCCATACTACCGCACCCCCTCAATCTCCCAGCCCCCCACTCGAAACCAAAACCCTTCTTTTCCCTCCCGTCGCAGACGGGATGCAAAGCCGGCCGGATTTTGGGAGGCTTCGAAATCCGGCCGAATCTTTTCTCTGCGTCCTCTGCGGTCTTGAGCGAAGCGGGCGAGAGGCAAGTCTTTCGCCTTCCCTATCTCACCAGGTTCGACAGCACCATCACCGTGCCGTAGGGGAAAAGCATGAGCAGGAGAATGGCTATGATGTAGGACGGGATGTAGTAGAAGCTGCCCCTGAAGACCGTTGCCAGGGGTATGTCCTTTGCCATTCCGGCCACCACGTAGCAGCACAGGCCCACGGGGGGCATGATGGCTCCCATGGTGGTGACTATCGTGATGACCTGGCCGAACCAAATGGGGTCGTATCCCATCTCCATGACGATAGGATAGAAGATGGGCAGGGAGACGAGGAGGAAAGCAAGGGCATCCATAACGCAGCCGCCAATGATGTAACACAGGACGATGATCCAGAAGAGGGCCCAGCCGGGCAAGGTGAGGGTGGATATCCACGAGGCCGCCTCGAAGGGCAGGCGTGTGACGGCCAGGAACCTCCCGAAGATGACGGCGCCCGCGACGATGATGAAGACCATGGCGGATATGCGCAGGGTGTCCGTGACGGAGGCAACGAAGCCTTTCCAGGACAGCTTGCGGCGTATGACGCACAGTATGAGTCCCAGAGCGCAGCTGGCGGCAGCGGCCTCCGTGGCTGTGACGCAACCCGTGAACAGGGCGAACATGATGATCCCGAAGAGGAGCGAGATCTCAATGAGGTCGGGAAGGGCCCCGAAGCGTTCCCGCCATGTGCTTTTCGGGCCTTTGGGGCCCCACTCGGGGTGGCGCCAGCAGATATAGAAGACGGTGGCGGCGATGAGGACAGTCAGGATGACGCTGGGTATGACGTTGCCGAAGAAAAGCTTCCCTATGGACTGCCCGGTGTAGAGCCCGTAGATGACGAGGACGATGCTCGGCGGGATGAGAACACCAAGGGTCGCCCCGGCGGCGACCGCCCCCGCATTGAGTTCGGGCCGGTAGTTGTACTTTTTCATCTCCGGTATGGCGACGGTGCTCATGGTGGCGGCGGTGGCGGAATTGGAACCGCTGATGGCGGAGAAGATCGCGCATGCCATGATGGTGGTTATCGCAAGCCCGCCGCGGTAGTGGCCGAACCACCTGTAGGTGGCGTTGTAGAGGCTGTTGTTGTAGCCTCCCCAGTGCGCGAACTCCCCAACAAGGATGAACATGGGGATGACCGTCAGGCCGTAACTGGAGAAGATGTTCCACATGTCGGCACCGATCATGCCGAGCGCCGCCTTGAGGGAGGTGATGTATACCACCCCCGCGAATCCCACGATGGCCATAGTGAAGGCGGCCGGGATCCTGAGAAGGAAGAGGACGGCGAACATGACGACGATGCCGATGACTCCGACGATGGGGCCTTCCATGCTAGTTCCCCTCCCTGTTCACAAAGAGTCCCGCGAGGTCTACGAAGAGAGTCAGGGCAAGGACCGCGAAACCGAAGGAGACGGCGAAGACGAAGGGGTGGAAGGCGATCTTCAGGGTCTCCGAAAGCTCGCCTGATTCCATGATCTTCATGCCGTATTCGTAGATCTGCCAGGAGACAAGAGAGAAGAAGGCGCCGCTGATCACGCAATTGGCCCCTTCCAGCATCCTTTGGAGCCCTTTCGGGAACCGTTCCGTCAGTATCTCGACGATTATGTTACCTTTTTTCTTCTCCGTGTAACCGAGCGCGAAGGCTATGACAACGGCTCCCAGGAACGAAACGACCTCGTAGGCTCCCCGGCAAGGGGCATGGACCATCCTGAGCACCACATTCGCCGTCGCGACCGTCATGAGCGCAAGGACGGCGAAACCCCCCAGGACCATAAGAAACCCATTGAGAGCAACATTGACCCTATCCAGATACCTCATTCAGACCTCCTAATTCCTATGACCTATGACCCGTGTCACCTGTACTTTTTCTCATACTTCTGCTTCAGCGCGTAGACGTCTTTCATGATTTCCCCGCCGGGGAGGCCCTGCGATGTTACCCTCCTGACATAGTCGTCGATCATCGGTTTTGTGAGACGGGCTATGTCGCTCTGATCGGCCGCGGAGAGGCGGGTGACCTGGTGGCTGTATCGCTTTTTCGACCATTCAAGGGCTTCCTTCACGTGGTCATCCACATATGCCCCCGTCCATTCGGCCTGCTCCCGGGCAAGGTCGTCGATGGTTTTCTTCACGTCTCCGGGAAGGGAATCCCATCTGTCCTTGTTCATCACGACGGCGAAGGACACGACGAAGAGGTTCGCCTCTGTCGCGTAAGGAAGATATGCGGCGAAGTTGAAGTCCTTCAGGATCTCCATGGAGGAGACGTTGCCCTTGACGATCCCCTTCTGTATGGCCTCGGGGGCCTCGGACTGGGGC
The DNA window shown above is from Syntrophorhabdus sp. and carries:
- a CDS encoding 2-oxoacid:acceptor oxidoreductase subunit alpha, translating into MDYTLKIGGEAGQGIQTVGDALAKALSRLGYHVFTNQDYESRIRGGHNFYQIRVSDRPIRAPRRSIDVLVAFDGASVTLHQRELMEQGIIVYDPFQLKENFSGPQFLDIPFVKLATDSGAKAIVANTVATGAILGMLGFPIDPLFDIITGLLKRKDDETREQNRRAAMAGYKYAARNCGRCAFTLDSPGAPKMLIGGNDAIGFGALAADCRFYSAYPMTPSTGIMLFLSSKAKEYGIIVEQAEDEIAAINMALGASFAGVRSMTGTSGGGFALMTEGLSLAAMTETPIVIALAQRPGPATGLPTKTEQADLLFALNAGHGEFPRVIFAPGDPAQAVSLTAKAFDLSQKYQIPVFVMTDQYLADTQWTMDGLPLDDLPMRDWRAASGEVDGFDEYRRHAFTPTGVSPFAIPGKTRHVVVTDSDEHSEAGHIIEDGETRKRMVEKRLFLKMDSIRKEISPPLFLGSEQPETVLVSWGSTYGVVREVVEAMPEKKMAMLHFSEVFPLPGLGAFDYLEVLKKARRTVSVELNATGQFARLLRDETGYSVTDRVLRYDGRPFLVEELMEEL
- a CDS encoding 2-oxoacid:ferredoxin oxidoreductase subunit beta, with amino-acid sequence MEGRDRYLGEIPAWCPGCGNFSILNAFTAALEAEGVEPGRFCIVSGIGQAGKFPHYVRCNTFNGLHGRALPVATGIKLANHGLLVVAVGGDGDMYGEGGNHLLHAMRRNVGVKVFVHDNQIYGLTKGQASPTSMEGMVTKNQPFGVLSEQLNPMAMAVAMDCGFVARGYAGDREHLTSLIRSAFAHEGLSLVDILQPCVSLNKVNTWEWYGKRVYRIGEDHDPRDRVRAFEKALEWGDRIPIGVIYRNDRPSFEKRVPVISGGPLVDGSGRWQELKEKLPGSLRDFH
- a CDS encoding High molecular weight rubredoxin — encoded protein: MNLKAIQKLCYGVYIISSKKDGKFNGQIANTAFQITSEPPTLAVSINKQNLTHDYIVSSRVFTVSILSKFAPMTLIGRFGFKSGRDIDKFADTGHRTGTTGAPIVLDNAVGYLECEVLSMTDVGTHTVFIGKVIDCDVLGDAEPMTYAYYHTVKGGKSPKTAPTYVKEDSRPAGPVDTGKYVCNACGWVYDPAEGVPQIGIAPGTRFEDLPETFTCPICNVAKSEFSKV
- a CDS encoding phosphoribosylaminoimidazolesuccinocarboxamide synthase — translated: MTNILRETNFEALGAPRKGKVRDIYDLGDQLLIVATDRLSAFDVVLPTGIEDKGKVLTKLSLFWFRQVEDIIPNHIIETDADRYPTALRRYADALRDRSMLVKKAKVLPVECVVRGYLAGSGWSEYRKSGTVCGIRLPDGLRESSKLEKPVFTPSTKADEGHDLNISFEEAVKIIGDDYAGKVRDTSIAIYEKARAIGEKRGIIVADTKFEFGVIEGNVVLVDEVLTPDSSRFWSLKDYAPGKSQDSYDKQIVRDYLNTLDWPKTYPGPELPPEVAKKTSERYKEIYTILTGEKL
- a CDS encoding TRAP transporter large permease, with protein sequence MEGPIVGVIGIVVMFAVLFLLRIPAAFTMAIVGFAGVVYITSLKAALGMIGADMWNIFSSYGLTVIPMFILVGEFAHWGGYNNSLYNATYRWFGHYRGGLAITTIMACAIFSAISGSNSATAATMSTVAIPEMKKYNYRPELNAGAVAAGATLGVLIPPSIVLVIYGLYTGQSIGKLFFGNVIPSVILTVLIAATVFYICWRHPEWGPKGPKSTWRERFGALPDLIEISLLFGIIMFALFTGCVTATEAAAASCALGLILCVIRRKLSWKGFVASVTDTLRISAMVFIIVAGAVIFGRFLAVTRLPFEAASWISTLTLPGWALFWIIVLCYIIGGCVMDALAFLLVSLPIFYPIVMEMGYDPIWFGQVITIVTTMGAIMPPVGLCCYVVAGMAKDIPLATVFRGSFYYIPSYIIAILLLMLFPYGTVMVLSNLVR
- a CDS encoding TRAP transporter small permease, with translation MRYLDRVNVALNGFLMVLGGFAVLALMTVATANVVLRMVHAPCRGAYEVVSFLGAVVIAFALGYTEKKKGNIIVEILTERFPKGLQRMLEGANCVISGAFFSLVSWQIYEYGMKIMESGELSETLKIAFHPFVFAVSFGFAVLALTLFVDLAGLFVNREGN